The following are encoded in a window of Vigna unguiculata cultivar IT97K-499-35 chromosome 8, ASM411807v1, whole genome shotgun sequence genomic DNA:
- the LOC114193849 gene encoding centromere-associated protein E isoform X1 codes for MDRNKSRTDLLAAGKKRLQQFRQKKDNKSGSSRGKSSKKAGLPQLVDSDSDAASSVSVSTASSQRTDGNVEDDSHSSVVNTETSESQSVANSLPPDNIDPSVVSSSVVTTYNTGDESVLDSNAEPAHQVPGICEKDNESSAQVQGNIAEDIEADVAENVSLSTSGSLVPEGGETHDHTSAPVSILSQPAPGTTVVGESVSEREGEKREELLLLSQGIPNTSVMQTREDQVTDLGAMQEADGLVMKKFFQSPDLVIDGQRELLLSEVGENDQSLPGISLEKARTEEVSHEAEQLSKSIELLSSHEDIVSDKLSGFDKGQGDDIAASGTSDLEREVLPSSHHEEIFLQCNQEQNSEVVLIEQDGGLPEGFNQQWPRDGLAIEDPKSRGAHEFDPSRPLDVPSVLDANSINLLQLAEIIKGLNEEECQFLIEARVAETDLDPLASRSILSDHDISEAFQSLKEELFLENLMKNIFNTQLAELLESDNQGHQLVDEIYQLRASYNEVNEKNQYLSEELHNSRVDLQDISSKNVELQNQFNAAMAEVEALSARVLELQNNFDMSQKDFLELSKELADCRGLISSLQVEKKGMNETLDLTNGEKSKLLEEKEFHLFEIKNLVTELADLRGSMEGVKLEKSNLIDRISSVTEDRSKIEEEIEHLKHEIDRLSLDLVENKDLVASLQAENSNLNGNLTFSGDKMKNLVDENHRLSSQIIALNEQLSIEKGERLRFEGDLKEATMQLEQISKENVFLNNTLDMHKANIEDTGKEHSQPLSQPRDLGHQGNVVCEQRKGVEIAITEDYLHIDQEPDEGAPVGPHLNRHEREVFDDDLGFVSLKECLDEAEKVLTMLENAVNELHSHSVSSSRSGEKVSSPVVSKLIQAFETKVHEDEHEGETKDSSFLQSSSNSFKLTKEQIENLKKLLSKWKLDVQTAGALFKGERDDRKAGDAKYSDLEDQFEQLKQHCSDLEASNIELVVQYETMKQLLGDIQGQKSLLEKLCDTLKQEDARLKAKNNELYEKLGHCQSSISELHTEMNDVKQISSEMASSVGSQLENLQKEVTERATLLEQGWNMSMAQIVELVGKLKESVGGIMSTTFSSDTHSNLDITHQLEVSVHAAAEMIFDLQKKLESTNSEHEIMCTSYKEMSSKCDDLLGRNELAVSLLHKMYSDLSKLVLGNGRTMDDKIDVQSEVLPELLNYNSFQPILKRIGNILNEKQELESVTKEMKSELMHRETELEELKMKCVDLDSVSKLIQDLTGVLNADVPKIDMNKSPLSWLDSLVSSLVQKMREAEIQHHTTKELYGSKEMELAELKEKMHYLDTLRLENENEIHVLKESLYQAEEALVVARSELHKKTNELEHSEQRVSSIREKLSIAVAKGKGLVVQRDGLKQSLAETSSELEKCLQELQLKDTRLHELETKLKTYEEAGERVEALESELSYIRNSSNALRESFLLKDSMLQRIEEIMEDLDLPEQFHSRDTIEKIDWLASSVSGNSLAMNDWEQKDAVVGGSYSDAGYVARDSWKDDSQLQPDSDDFRKKFEELQSNYYGLAEQNEMLEQSLIERNSLLRRWEELVNSVEMPSHLQSMETEDKIECICAALTEANRHIDALQLKIEKYDSYCGMLNTDLEESQRMVSTFQEDLSALTSERGNLSEKVESLVLENERLSLQIREAELEKEKLIKEMTIVKNKLEHKTAIEEQLLTIDGKIRKLQDLVVDTLSESDTQNMGFGDANIDSLEELLGKLIQKLKMEQKLSASTRETELENERLLIEISGLKDKLEHKTAIEEQIFTIDGKIRKLQDLVGDAMSESDTQNMVFGDANIDSLEELLRKLIEKLNMEQKLSALTRENELENERLLKEITSLKDKLENKTAIEEQIFTIDGKIRKLQDLVGDALSESDSQNMVSGNASIDSLEELLGKLIEKLNVERKLSVLTRETELDNEKLLKEISSLKDKLEHKTAIEEQISTLDGKIRKLQDLVGDALSESDSQNMVSGNEPIDSLEELLGKLIEKLKTEQKLSAQTRETELENEKLLNEIAILKDKLEQKAAIEEQIFIIDDKIRKLHGLVGDALSESETENLVSGSEKIDSLEELLRKLLQNHANLLSMNPAYGVVGDGLRSQKDDGTVCEERSIDVQDKEASIDRYKIDLEKSLNELLHVKEERDRFFDKQISLSGEVEAMTKRIEELQGLLNQEEHKSASLREKLNVAVRKGKSLVQQRDSLKQTIEEMTVQMEHLKSEISNRDNTLAEHEQRLGQLSTYPDKLEALESESLQLKKHFEETEHRLQEQEYSLKLILNKLGEIEVGGEGYISDPVKKLEQVGKLCSNLHNTVSSLEQESRKSKRASELLLAELNEVQEMNDSFQEELAKVNAELVDIRRERDSAEASKLEALAHLEKLSSLHEAGKQSHLSDIMELKSILNLVFKSFGEVHNLLTNAFMFDLESYRKLEAGLESCMKGNNATNMVDSFITREHWASSNKKSSVPANPWEDFDAIDQYDDDTSVENLRLFGHQLQEFMTKVSSLKDKINIHSSLAEELDKTLSKLMASIQREMTSQKESCETMKKELSEHDEKLVALGGIIAYLYEACNNSSIVLENEKAELCGTKVESSDLGMSLETPSFNDDISEECIKTMADRLLVTVKGFTSIKAEFLDANQKEMKSTIANLQRELQEKDVQRDRICSDLVKQIKDAEAAATSYSQDLQAFKIQEHNLKKEVEAIEAERKILVHKVNELQDRQETTAELEEKMRSQTGLLAAKDQEIEALMHALDEEETQMEELTNKIVDLEKVVEQKNQEIENLEFSRGKVMKKLSTTVSKFDELHHLSANLLSEVEKLQSQLQERDTEISFLRQEVTRCTNDVLLASQMSNKRNSDEIFEFLTWVDMVVSHDGAHELHPDMKSNSQVHEYKEILQKKLMSLLSELENLREVVESKDAMLQVERSKVEELNHKTETLETSLHQKELQLNLLESVEETGKGASTSSEIVEVEPVMNRWSPSGAFVAPQVRSLRKGNSDHIAIAVDENPGGTSRIEEEEEDDKVHGFKSLTSSKIVPRFTRPLTDLIDGLWVSCDRTLMRQPVLRLGIIFYWAIMHALLAFFVV; via the exons ATGGACCGAAACAAGAGCCGTACCGATCTACTCGCAGCTGGCAAGAAGAGG CTCCAACAGTTTCGTCAGAAGAAGGACAATAAAAGTGGTAGTAGCCGTGGAAAATCATCAAAAAAAGCTGGTTTACCTCAGCTAGttgattctgattctgatgCTGCAAGTAGTGTCTCAGTTTCAACAGCATCGTCTCAGAGAACTGATGGAAATGTTGAAGACGACAGTCACTCAAGTGTGGTTAATACAGAAACATCAGAGTCACAGTCTGTGGCAAACTCGTTACCTCCAGACAATATTGATCCATCTGTTGTTTCATCATCAGTCGTCACTACATATAATACGGGTGATGAATCTGTATTGGATTCTAATGCTGAGCCAGCACATCAGGTTCCTGGGATCTGTGAGAAAGATAATGAGTCATCTGCCCAGGTTCAAGGGAATATTGCTGAAGACATTGAAGCTGATGTGGCAGAGAATGTGTCTTTGAGTACTTCAGGTAGCTTGGTTCCTGAAGGAGGAGAAACACATGATCATACATCTGCACCTGTTTCCATTTTGTCCCAGCCTGCTCCTGGTACAACTGTTGTGGGTGAGTCTGTTTCAGAAAGAGAGGGTGAAAAGAGGGAAGAATTGTTGCTTTTATCACAGGGTATTCCGAATACATCTGTGATGCAAACAAGGGAAGATCAGGTAACAGATTTAG GGGCAATGCAGGAGGCAGATGGTTTGGTCATGAAGAAATTTTTTCAAAGCCCTGATTTGGTGATTGATGGTCAGAGGGAGCTTCTTTTGTCTGAAGTTGGTGAGAATGACCAGTCTCTTCCGGGAATTTCTTTGGAGAAAGCTAGAACTGAGGAGGTGTCTCATGAAGCTGAACAACTGAGCAAGTCAATTGAATTGCTCTCTTCTCACGAGGACATTGTGTCAGATAAGCTTTCTGGTTTCGATAAAGGCCAAGGTGATGATATTGCAGCATCAGGGACTTCAGATCTGGAGAGAGAAGTATTACCTAGTTCACATCATGAAGAAATTTTCCTCCAGTGTAATCAAGAACAGAATAGTGAAGTAGTTCTCATTGAACAGGATGGGGGACTTCCGGAGGGGTTTAATCAGCAATGGCCTCGTGATGGACTTGCAATTGAGGATCCAAAGTCAAGGGGAGCTCATGAGTTTGATCCATCCAGACCATTGGATGTGCCTTCTGTTCTTGATGCAAACTCCATTAACCTGTTGCAGCTGGCTGAAATTATTAAGGGGCTTAATGAAGAAGAGTGTCAGTTTCTGATTGAGGCAAGAGTAGCAGAGACTGATTTGGATCCTTTAGCCAGTCGTTCAATTCTATCGGACCATGACATTTCAGAAGCATTTCAGAGTCTCAAAGAAGAATTGTTTCttgaaaatttaatgaaaaatatatttaacactcAACTAGCTGAACTGCTGGAGTCTGATAACCAAGGTCACCAGTTGGTTGATGAAATATATCAGCTTCGTGCTTCTTATAATGAAGTTAATGAGAAGAATCAATACCTTAGTGAAGAACTTCATAATAGCCGTGTTGATCTACAAGATATTTCTAGCAAAAATGTGGAACtgcaaaatcaatttaatgctGCCATGGCTGAGGTGGAAGCTCTTTCTGCCAGAGTGCTTGAGCTGCAGAATAATTTTGATATGTCTCAAAAAGATTTTCTGGAATTATCCAAAGAGTTGGCTGACTGCAGAGGCTTGATCTCAAGTTTACAGGTGGAAAAGAAGGGCATGAATGAAACTCTTGATTTGACAAATGGTGAGAAAAGTAAACTTTTGGAGGAGAAGGAATTTCATCTATTTGAAATTAAGAATCTGGTGACTGAATTAGCTGACTTAAGGGGTTCGATGGAAGGAGTAAAACTTGAGAAGTCTAACTTAATTGACAGGATCTCTTCTGTGACCGAAGATAGGAGTAAGATTGAAGAAGAAATTGAGCATCTCAAACATGAGATTGATAGGCTGTCATTAGATTTGGTTGAGAATAAAGATTTGGTGGCAAGTCTACAGGCAGAAAATTCCAACTTAAATGGGAACCTTACATTTTCAggtgataagatgaaaaatctTGTAGATGAGAATCATAGACTCTCTTCTCAAATCATTGCTTTAAATGAGCAATTGTCTATTGAAAAGGGGGAACGATTGAGGTTTGAAGGTGACCTTAAAGAAGCCACAATGCAGTTGGAACAAATTTCCAAGGAAAATGTATTTCTCAACAACACTTTGGATATGCATAAGGCCAATATAGAAGACACTGGAAAGGAACACAGTCAACCACTATCTCAACCCAGGGACCTTGGGCATCAAGGCAATGTTGTATGTGAACAAAGAAAGGGCGTTGAAATTGCAATTACTGAAGATTATCTGCATATAGACCAGGAGCCTGATGAAGGTGCACCAGTGGGGCCACATCTGAATAGACATGAACGTGAAGTATTTGATGATGATCTTGGGTTTGTTTCATTGAAGGAATGCTTGGATGAGGCAGAGAAAGTTTTGACTATGCTTGAAAATGCAGTTAATGAGTTGCATTCTCATTCAGTATCCTCCAGCAGATCTGGTGAAAAGGTTTCGTCACCTGTGGTTTCAAAATTGATACAGGCTTTTGAAACAAAAGTACATGAAGATGAGCATGAAGGGGAAACAAAGGATTCCAGTTTTCTTCAGTCATCATCAAACTCATTTAAGTTGACCAAAgaacaaattgaaaatttgaaaaaattgctTTCGAAGTGGAAACTGGATGTTCAGACTGCGGGTGCATTATTCAAGGGGGAGCGAGATGATCGGAAAGCTGGTGATGCAAAATACAGTGATCTTGAGGACCAGTTTGAACAATTGAAGCAACATTGTTCAGATTTGGAAGCATCCAACATTGAACTAGTTGTTCAGTATGAAACCATGAAGCAACTTCTGGGTGATATTCAAGGACAGAAATCTCTTCTTGAGAAACTCTGTGACACTTTAAAGCAAGAAGATGCCCGTCTCAAAGCCAAAAATAATGAACTTTATGAGAAGCTTGGACATTGTCAATCATCAATTAGTGAATTGCATACTGAAATGAATGatgtgaaacaaatttcaaGTGAAATGGCTTCTAGTGTTGGCagtcaactagaaaatttgCAGAAGGAGGTGACAGAGAGGGCAACCCTACTTGAGCAAGGCTGGAATATGTCCATGGCCCAAATTGTTGAGTTAGTTGGGAAGCTGAAAGAATCAGTTGGTGGAATTATGAGCACAACTTTCTCTTCTGACACCCACAGTAACCTGGATATCACTCATCAGTTAGAAGTTTCAGTTCATGCTGCTGCTGAAATGATTTTTGATCTGCAGAAGAAACTTGAATCTACAAATTCAGAACATGAAATAATGTGCACATCATATAAAGAAATGAGTTCAAAATGTGATGATCTGCTTGGGAGGAATGAATTGGCTGTTAGTCTATTGCATAAGATGTACAGTGACCTGAGTAAACTTGTACTCGGAAATGGCAGGACTATGGATGATAAGATAGATGTACAAAGTGAAGTGCTTCCTGAACTACTGAACTATAATAGCTTTCAGCCCATATTGAAACGTATTGGGAATATATTGAATGAGAAGCAGGAACTTGAGTCTGTTACCAAGGAGATGAAGTCGGAATTGATGCATAGGGAGACAGAATTGGAAGAATTGAAGATGAAGTGTGTTGATTTAGATTCTGTTAGTAAGCTAATACAAGATCTGACAGGTGTGCTAAATGCAGATGTCCCAAAGATTGATATGAATAAATCTCCCCTTTCATGGTTAGATTCTTTAGTGTCTAGTCTTGTACAGAAAATGCGAGAGGCTGAAATCCAGCATCACACGACTAAAGAACTATATGGATCCAAGGAGATGGAATTGGCTGAATTGAAGGAAAAAATGCATTATCTAGACACACTTCGTCTtgagaatgaaaatgaaatcCATGTTCTGAAGGAAAGCTTATATCAGGCTGAGGAAGCTCTTGTTGTTGCTCGTTCTGAATTACACAAGAAAACAAATGAACTTGAGCATTCAGAACAGCGGGTGTCCTCCATCCGTGAGAAACTTAGTATAGCTGTTGCCAAGGGGAAAGGGCTGGTTGTTCAGCGAGATGGCCTCAAGCAGTCCTTGGCGGAGACATCCAGTGAATTGGAGAAATGCTTGCAAGAGTTACAGTTGAAAGATACTAGACTGCATGAGCTTGAAACAAAACTTAAGACATATGAAGAGGCTGGTGAACGTGTGGAAGCTCTGGAATCTGAGCTTTCTTATATACGGAATTCATCTAATGCTTTGAGAGAGTCATTCCTCCTTAAAGATTCAATGCTTCAGAGGATAGAAGAGATAATGGAAGACTTAGATCTCCCAGAGCAGTTTCATTCAAGGGATACAATTGAGAAGATTGATTGGTTGGCTAGTTCAGTTTCTGGAAACTCATTGGCAATGAATGATTGGGAACAGAAAGATGCTGTGGTAGGAGGCTCATACTCTGATGCTGGTTATGTAGCCAGAGATTCGTGGAAAGATGACAGTCAGCTACAACCAGATTCAGATgattttagaaagaaatttgaGGAGTTGCAGAGTAACTATTATGGGTTGGCTGAGCAAAATGAAATGCTGGAGCAGTCATTGATAGAAAGAAACAGCTTACTACGGAGATGGGAAGAGCTTGTAAATAGTGTTGAAATGCCTTCACATTTGCAGTCTATGGAGACGGAGGATAAGATTGAATGTATATGTGCAGCACTTACTGAGGCTAATCGTCATATAGATGCTCTACAACTGAAGATCGAAAAATATGATAGTTATTGCGGAATGCTAAATACCGATCTGGAAGAATCTCAAAGGATGGTGTCTACTTTTCAAGAAGACCTTAGTGCTCTCACATCTGAGAGAGGGAACCTTTCTGAAAAAGTAGAGTCTTTGGTCCTTGAGAATGAGAGACTATCATTGCAAATAAGGGAGGCTGAACTTGAGAAAGAAAAGCTGATTAAGGAAATGACTATTGTGAAGAACAAGTTGGAACACAAAACTGCAATTGAAGAACAACTTTTAACTATTGATGGCAAGATCAGAAAGTTGCAGGACTTGGTTGTTGATACCTTATCAGAATCTGATACACAAAATATGGGGTTTGGTGATGCAAATATTGATTCCTTGGAAGAATTGCTGGGAAAGCTCATACAAAAGCTGAAGATGGAACAGAAACTGTCTGCATCGACAAGAGAAACTGAACTTGAGAATGAACGGCTGCTTATAGAAATATCTGGTTTGAAGGACAAATTGGAACACAAAACTGCTATTGAAGAACAAATTTTCACTATTGATGGCAAGATCAGAAAGTTGCAAGACTTGGTTGGTGATGCCATGTCAGAATCGGATACACAAAATATGGTGTTTGGTGATGCAAATATTGATTCCTTGGAAGAATTGCTGCGAAAGCTCATAGAAAAGCTGAACATGGAACAGAAACTGTCTGCATTGACAAGAGAAAATGAACTTGAGAATGAAAGGCTGCTTAAAGAAATAACTAGTTTGAAGGATAAATTGGAAAACAAAACTGCAATTGAAGAACAAATTTTCACCATTGATGGCAAGATCAGAAAGTTGCAAGATTTGGTTGGTGATGCCTTGTCAGAATCTGATTCACAAAATATGGTGTCTGGTAATGCATCTATTGATTCCTTAGAAGAATTGCTAGGAAAGCTCATAGAAAAGCTGAATGTGGAACGGAAGCTATCTGTATTGACAAGAGAAACTGAACTTGACAATGAAAAGCTGCTTAAGGAAATATCTAGTTTGAAGGACAAATTGGAACACAAAACTGCAATTGAAGAACAAATTTCCACCCTTGATGGCAAGATCAGAAAGTTGCAAGACTTGGTTGGTGATGCCTTGTCAGAATCTGATTCACAAAATATGGTGTCTGGTAATGAACCTATTGATTCCTTAGAAGAATTGCTAGGAAAGCTCATAGAAAAGCTGAAAACAGAACAGAAGCTATCTGCACAGACAAGAGAAACTGAACTTGAGAATGAAAAACTTCTTAATGAAATAgctattttaaaggataaattgGAACAGAAAGCTGCCATTGAAGAACAGATTTTCATCATTGATGATAAGATCAGAAAATTGCATGGTTTAGTTGGCGATGCCTTGTCAGAATCTGAAACAGAAAATCTGGTTTCTGGTAGTGAAAAGATTGATTCCTTGGAGGAATTGCTGAGAAAGCTTTTACAAAATCATGCGAATCTTTTGTCAATGAATCCTGCATATGGGGTTGTAGGTGATGGACTCCGTTCACAAAAGGATGATGGTACAgtttgtgaagaaagaagtatAGATGTGCAGGATAAGGAGGCAAGTATTGATAGATATAAAATAGATCTGGAGAAGTCTTTGAATGAATTGCTGCATGTGAAGGAGGAGAGAGATAGATTTTTTGACAAACAAATATCTTTATCTGGTGAAGTTGAAGCTATGACTAAAAGAATTGAGGAGTTGCAAGGGCTTCTTAATCAGGAGGAGCATAAATCAGCATCTCTCAGAGAGAAGTTAAACGTTGCAGTTAGGAAAGGGAAGTCATTGGTGCAGCAGCGTGACAGTCTAAAACAAACTATTGAAGAGATGACTGTTCAGATGGAGCACTTGAAATCTGAGATCAGCAACCGGGATAATACACTTGCAGAGCATGAACAGAGGTTGGGACAATTATCAACCTACCCAGATAAGTTAGAAGCTCTTGAATCAGAGAGTTTGCAACTGAAGAAACATTTCGAAGAAACAGAGCACCGTTTGCAGGAGCAAGAATATTCTTTGAAACTGATTTTGAACAAGTTAGGTGAGATTGAGGTTGGTGGTGAAGGTTATATTAGTGATCCAGTGAAGAAGTTGGAACAGGTTGGGAAACTATGTTCTAATCTGCATAATACTGTGTCATCTTTAGAACAAGAGTCCAGGAAGTCTAAAAGAGCATCAGAACTCCTACTGGCAGAGTTAAACGAGGTTCAAGAGATGAATGATAGTTTTCAGGAGGAGCTTGCAAAGGTGAATGCTGAACTTGTGGATATCAGAAGAGAAAGGGATTCAGCTGAGGCCTCCAAACTGGAAGCACTTGCACATCTGGAAAAGTTATCATCCTTGCACGAGGCTGGAAAACAGAGCCATTTATCTGATATCATGGAATTAAAATCTATTCTGAACCTTGTCTTCAAAAGCTTTGGTGAGGTTCACAATTTACTGACCAATGCATTTATGTTTGATTTGGAATCTTATCGGAAATTGGAGGCTGGTCTTGAGTCATGCATGAAAGGAAACAATGCTACAAATATGGTGGATTCATTCATCACCAGAGAACACTGGGCATCTTCTAATAAG AAGAGCTCTGTGCCTGCAAATCCTTGGGAAGATTTTGACGCAATTGATCAGTATGATGATGATACCTCTGTTGAAAATCTTCGTCTATTTGGTCATCAACTACAAGAGTTCATGACGAAGGTCAGTTCTCTTAAGGATAAAATAAACATACACTCAAGTTTGGCAGAGGAACTAGACAAAACTCTATCTAAACTAATGGCAAGTATTCAAAGGGAAATGACTTCCCAAAAAGAGTCGTGTGAAACCATGAAGAAAGAACTAAGTGAGCATGATGAGAAACTCGTTGCATTAGGTGGGATCATTGCTTACCTTTATGAAGCATGCAATAACTCTTCCATTGtacttgaaaatgaaaaagcgGAACTGTGTGGGACGAAGGTTGAATCTTCAGATCTAGGGATGAGCTTGGAAACTCCTTCGTTTAATGATGACATATCTGAAGAATGTATTAAAACCATGGCAGATAGATTGCTGGTGACTGTGAAAGGGTTTACTAGTATAAAAGCTGAATTTTTAGATGCTAATCAAAAAGAAATGAAGTCTACTATAGCAAATTTGCAGAGAGAGCTTCAGGAGAAGGATGTTCAAAGAGATAGGATTTGCTCAGATCTGGTAAAACAGATCAAGGATGCTGAAGCTGCTGCAACCAGTTACTCTCAAGATCTTCAAGCTTTTAAGattcaagaacataatttaAAGAAAGAGGTGGAAGCAATTGAGGCAGAAAGGAAGATACTTGTACATAAAGTGAATGAGCTACAGGATAGGCAAGAAACCACTGCTGAATTAGAGGAGAAAATGCGATCTCAGACTGGTTTACTGGCTGCCAAAGACCAAG AAATTGAAGCACTAATGCATGCCCTCGATGAGGAAGAAACACAAATGGAAGAATTGACAAATAAGATTGTTGATCTGGAAAAGGTTGTGGAACAAAAAAATCAAGAGATTGAGAACCTTGAATTTTCTCGTGGTAAGGTTATGAAAAAGCTTTCCACAACTGTCAGCAAGTTTGATGAGCTTCACCACCTTTCGGCAAATCTCCTTTCTGAAGTTGAAAAGCTCCAATCCCAGTTGCAAGAAAGAGATACTGAAATTTCATTCTTGAGACAGGAGGTTACCAGATGCACTAATGATGTTCTTCTTGCATCACAAATGAGCAATAAGAGAAACTCTGATGAGATCTTTGAGTTCTTGACATGGGTTGATATGGTTGTGTCTCATGACGGAGCGCATGAACTACATCCTGATATGAAGAGCAATAGTCAGGTTCATGAATACAAAGAAATACTGCAGAAGAAGCTTATGTCTTTATTGTCAGAATTGGAAAATCTAAGGGAAGTTGTAGAAAGCAAGGATGCGATGTTGCAAGTAGAAAGGAGTAAGGTAGAAGAATTGAATCACAAAACAGAAACTCTTGAGACGTCCTTACACCAGAAAGAACTGCAATTGAATTTGCTTGAAAGCGTGGAAGAAACTGGAAAGGGAGCTAGCACAAGCTCAGAAATTGTGGAGGTAGAACCAGTG ATGAACCGTTGGTCACCATCAGGTGCTTTTGTTGCACCTCAAGTACGCAGTTTGCGCAAAGGCAACAGTGATCATATTGCCATTGCTGTAGATGAAAACCCTGGGGGTACTAGTAggatagaagaagaagaagaggatgaCAAAG TCCATGGTTTCAAATCCCTGACTTCATCCAAGATTGTCCCAAGATTTACTAGACCATTGACTGACTTGATTGATGGCTTATG GGTTTCTTGTGATCGGACTCTAATGAGACAACCTGTCTTACGGCTtggaattatattttattgggCCATAATGCACGCACTACTTGCCTTTTTTGTAGTTTAA